In the Arachis hypogaea cultivar Tifrunner chromosome 20, arahy.Tifrunner.gnm2.J5K5, whole genome shotgun sequence genome, gattattataattttattaaatttttaattaaatttttatattttctttcaaTTAGATCTCTATACCATATTAAAAagatagttattattattattattattattattattattattattattatcatgcaaCCTGCTGTTTAAGCAACAATACAGCAGAAAATTGAGGTCCATTATTATGTGAAGATGGATGGCTTTGCCACTGAATGATCACAATGCTATATCGCCTTTCAATGAGGAGAAACAACTGAAAATGCTTAGATTCTCTCAAGAGTAGAGTGTTAatgaattttctttattttcttcatgtttcaTTTAATTTATAACCACAGATAAAACTCAGATTTATCGTGTCATGATGGAGAAGATTCCAAGTTAAGCAGACACATGATAAATGGCATTTCAATTTTGAATCCTTCAGCCTCAGGTAGTGAGTGGCTTGATAAGTTGATATCCTACACCTAATCTGCATTCCTTTTTCAGGGTCAAATATGTGGAGCCCTAACTCGCATGATGTGTCTTCCACCAAGTACTAGGATTAATGTAATCAAATTACTGTGACAAAGACATAACCGGTGTTGTTAACATAAAATGTACTCAAATATGTGTAATCTAGAGATTAGATCACACAAGATCAGACTTCTGTAACAGGTAGAAAGATATTAAAATTAACGGTCCCGCTACGTTACTAATAGCATATCTGCTAACTTCttccaactcttatttataactatGTTTTATGAAAGTGtcttcgtggatgtgtctaataaaaatgtcttttttatggttgtgtttaatagaagtgtctttatagatatattttttagatgtgtctctttatatatgtatttaaaatataataattaattattattgacaataaattgacagataatatgttgatatcctatactttttctaaaattaaagtaacaaAAGTTTTGTTGCTCTATCCAAGGGGGTCAATCAAAAACGGATTTACGtgtgtaattttaataaaattaaagatatgagGCAACGGAGGAAAAAATATAACAGGAAACTTAATTAATTTAAGTTGGTTTAGTGATTAATTCATTagtctttttaaataaatatttgaaatttgaattttaatattatgcATGCAGAAACCTAATCCATTGACCAATAACGAACCAATAAATGAAACTCTGAATCGTGACTATAGAAAACAAAAGAATGAAATATGGTAGGGAATTTGATTCTGGACAATTAACAAAGTGTTGGCAACTTGGCATAGATGCTATTTGAAAGCAACAGAAAGTGCACACACATCACACACGGGAATGTAGGTTCCACTTGCGTCCATCCAAGTCATTCAATGGAAGAAACACGGTTGACACCAATTTTGCTTCTTTGTCTCTTTTTTTAAGAGATATATttgactcaaataaaaaaaattgacactctattattaagtaaaataaatattatttcatTTTTTGACAGGAAATCCCATAATTATGTGATATACACCACCAATTTGTAATTTGTATGCTTAGGAACTTAGCAGAACAACGGTAGGAAATCTGGCTAGCACATCACATGCACACGTATCATTTATACACTTCAGTCTTAGCTCGTGCTTAACCAATCAAAATCTGCCACTCTACACAGCTGTCTTGTCCACAAGAGTTTAAGGCAGCTTTTGATTTATGTCTTTTTTAAAATAGATACACAGACACATAGATATTAAAGATATGAACACAGATTATTAATGTATACGTATTGTATTTAATAAAACATTAAATAAGatacaataaaatttttaaaaaaattcatattttataaaaattgataagggataaaagtgtaaaaaattgataaaaaataaaagtgtaaaaattaattatatgaaaattaataagagataaaagtataaaaaaattgtgtctaattaattgtgtatttatatattaacatatttattcaaaatttgtgtctcaacaaacaaaataaacatatacTAACGTGTCTATATCTCTTTGTAGGGAGTGGATCTtctccagtgaaaaaaaaaattggatggtgtCAATTGTGATCTCTTACTTTTCAttattctctctctcatttttaattttaatcccacttataaaattaagagtgagagatcacactgtattttctcaagtgttaaaaaaatttgagaggatccatttcgtGTGTCTTTGAAACTAAAACGTTGCCTAAAAGAAAGCCAACAATAAATACAAAACAGTTCAAGGAAGAAAGGGAGAGACAATAAGAAGACAGCTATAAACTAGTTTTGGGGTCACATTCTCACATCACACttgtttgaaatattttttttggtttaagtGGGTATCAAACCTACATGGGAAAAGGAAAAAACACTATCTTAGAGTTCTATACAATTGAGCTAGCCTTATTCAACACTTGTTGGATATAATATAATTTAGTTCCTTTACCTTAACTTTTGATTAAATCTTTTGGCTTCCAAGACAGTTTTAAATATCAACTATATGTTAGGAAATCttagttgctttttattttttattttttgaattttataaagataaaaaatagtaaaaataataaaattctattttttatttttacctcatattttttcataaaattaaaaaaaatagtaaaaataaaaataaaaacacaaatcaaGCGAATCCTTAATTTTCAGTCCAATTTCTTAATGCAATAGAATTTGTGACTACTGACTAGTAACTGAATCTTGGATTGCCTATTTGGAACACTAAAATCATAGAGATGCTCTTTGGACATTCAAGAATAAAAACTGATTATTCTACTaattttacatataatattttaataattcatCCATTATTGGATAACATATGTATatctcattaaaattcaattctaaACTATTTAAATAGATCAACTCAGCattctatataaaataaatacaccAAACATAACTCTTCAAAAATGGACATCCCATAAAttacagaaagaaaaaaaaaatccttgatTGGAATAATTGAGAGGGAAATGCTAGAATACATAAAAGCAAACGATAGTGAaaccaaagaagaaagaaaagaggtgGCCTCGTCAGCTTCAGAGCGAAATAATACATGCATTTTAGTGAATGAATCTAATTTTAGTTCTAACTAACCTCAAAATTTACAACATGAACTAAGAAGACTCACATTTCCCCTTAGTCCCTTACTCAGCATTTCTTCCCAAAGATTTGGGGTTATGCAATGTTTCTACTTAATGTGGATTGATTACAAAGAAATTGTAGTGTACTATGTATGCATATAGGTGTTAGCATGGTTCATCTGCTGTGTAGACAGGTATTTGCCAAACTTTTGTGTTCTTTTTGGGATCATCGGTGAGGCTAAGATCCGTGTCATCTTCTTTGAATGTTCTAATAAACGTTTTTGCACCCATCATGATAAGCCTCTCCACCATGAATAACTCGTAATTGTTCTCAATCAAGGGATCCAGGAGATAACTGTAGTTTGAAGAATATGCCATTTTGTACCTGCAAATTTCAATTTGCATCATCATGAACATCAATATGACTGGGTAAAATCAAAGAACCAACCGCAATAGAATTGTGTTATATGTTCTTATAGGCGATGGAATGGAACACACTCACACTCCATCCATTGGATAGGGTGTGGACTTAAGTGATGTCCAAACTGCATATGAACACAACATTTTCACCGCAATAAGTGAACCAATAGAAAGCAGATACAACATATGATATATCCCAACTTAAGAGAAAATACCTAGTCTCATGTCTCGATGAATGCACACAAAGAAACAAACACACATACACACAAACACAGAAACATGCATGCAGATGAAGTCTTCAGTTTCACAGCTATGCAGATTAGTATGATACAGCTGTTGCACCATTTGATAAATCCAGATGTAATTCTAACCTAGAAAATGACACACATAAATCCAGTATGTAATGCACATCCTTTGATGGTTCCTGAGTGACaagtatttcatatttataacATCAGAAAATTGAAAAGATCAACATCATCCAGTGATCAACACAAATACTCTAGATTATGCCATATAGAATCATATACTATAATACCTTTAACAGATTCAATTTTCTAGGAACCCATATGCACAATAGAAAAGTTACCTGACAGCAAGTGGTGAAAAAAATCCAGGAGTCCTTTCATTTGAAGCAATAAATAAGGTTCTTCCAGGAGGGACCCACTTTGCGATTCTGCAGAGTATAAATTCCGCTCGTGTATCTCTGTCAAGGTGAGGATGCAGGCTCCTTGCTACTCCAAATCTGTCCTTCCTGGTTTTTATTTTATCCCCACGACGAACATGTATGGCATCATATTCACCAAGTTGTGCTTTGATCTGTGACCAGTAAGCAGGTCAGAAATTGAACAGTGTCACATAAATGAAATATGCAAGCAGGGATTCAAGAAGAATCTAGACAATAACATCCAACCCTTTGCatgatttgaaaattttcacaaacaaactTCTCACTCACTCACCCTAAATCTTAAATTCTCATCTATAACCTCTCAAAAGGAAGAGAAAAGGTGTATTATAAAGCAATGAAGACATTTGGCCACAGAACACTGTAGGCACACTCTAAAGTATATTATAAAGGACTACCATTACAGTAATCTATTATTCAAGTAATAAACATCTTACAAAATATGAAAATTCAACGTATCTAGCATGAGAAGTTTACCAAACTTAAAGAGAAACTTTAAAGAGATTGCGTGTCAGGTGGACCTTTTCTGCTGCATCTCTTAGTTTATGTGCTGCCATTGATGGCAGAAACGAGTATGGCAACATTATAGCACTACGATTGTTTCGATCCTTGCATTCCATAAACCTGAAACACCATCATTACTCATATATCTCAGGAAAATTGGAAATTTTCAGAAGAATAATTTCTACTGAAAAGTACTAATTAAGTTCCCAGATAACTGCCAAATATTAGGAGGAATCCTGTATGTACATGGTCTCATAACATAAATCCCTAGCCATGATTTTACAATCAATAATCAAAATTGCACAAAATTCTATATTAAACATACGTCATAACCAAACAGGGTTGGCTGACCTACCAAGAAAGAGGGCTAGCGGTTCTGTTGATAAGCAACAGAGTCGAATAGCGACTATCTTGTTTAAGCTCGAAGCGGCTAACACCCTGCACATGTGCAACTCCCCTGGCTCCCAGCTTCATGGTCGTTTCCAGAACACGATACCACTCCTTTGAATTGTCCAAAATCACAGGAAGAGTCTCGGACATCCTGTCCACGTCATACAAAGAGTCCATGGCGCAAGAACTCCCTGCCCACCTAAGCAAtgcaacataaaaataataagaaaagagaaaatatagggagtcaatggaatatttgtacaatgtgtacaatggatgTTTAGAGATGTCCAgttcagtattagagatataaccatgaGTGTTATCTTTTCCATCAACTAAACTTTTTGGATGattggtatcatgacatggtatcatAACATGGAATCAGAGCTTTAGAtccaaaaggtcaagagttcgatccttggtgaacccaaaatcagcttaagcttttgggatgagatgtttattatccctagtactcggataattattctggatagtatggatgatatttatttttaattcatatagcacattatacacattatacaaatattccattggttTATGGCAGGACTCGAAAAGGGAACAACAAAAACACAATTGCAGATGTAACCGTTTCTATAACTGAATCATGATAGCAAGAGCAGCTGCATCAATGAATTGAGTAATGAGAAAGAACTCACATTTCCTCTGAAGTAGCATTGGCAAGAGAATGATGAAGGATCCCTTTCTTGTTGTGTATGGGGTTGATGCACATCCTAGACGGCATAACAAAGGTTCTTTGGAGGAAGAAGGCTTCTTCGAGGGCGCAGCGGAGGCTTGATTCCTGGTGGCCCAAACCCTCGCAGGAATCGCAGTGTTTTCCGGGGCAATCGATTCTGTGGCCCCAATATAGGTACTTCCGGTGTTGCGGAGAATTGGGATTTGAAGAAGTGgtggagaggagagagaagatgaGGAAGATAATGGCAATGGCGGTGACTGTTGCTGCTAGCACCAGGATCGGGGATCTCGCTGATTTCGTAGCTTTCGATTTCGAGAACCCTCTCTGAATTGCCATCTTCACTCAAGCATTCTCATCAACGCTTTTGGATCTATCTTCACTTGAGTTATGAGtttaagatatgatttaaaaaacatgtttagattatattataattaataaaaaatactattttttatttcaaaaaatatattaaaaatttaataaataataattttataaagtaGACTAATATTTGTTGAGACAATAGATAATTTTAATGCATTGATAAAGTAGTAAAGCAAGAATACAAATAAACGATTGTGTAATCAATATAATACATGTAAATTGGTAATTatcttacactttttttttttatggaagatggaaaatagaagaaaaaaaataataagagaaaagaaaatagaagtaaagaaaagggtaaaaaacagaaataaaccaagggagaaaataatttacgtgaataagtcaaaataaaaattgcttcatgaatccaccaatacacatttatatgtaattcgaaccagcttgattCGAATTCTATTtttacataattcgaaccagcttggttcgaattacacacaaacacacgcacacactaattcgaaccagcttggttcgaattatacacaaacacacacactaattcgaataattcatggtataattcgaattatgctgttaaaaaattaataatttattaaaaaaaatttattaaaaaaattattaaaaaaattaataatttaaaaattaaaaaaatatatattttatttcatacgtaaaaaaaaagctaacaaaatatttaattacgagacttctttaaaatattaatgagctatcaattcgaattccatacaacaCTTTTCTGTCCATTCTTTTTTGTGACtattttctgtccatttttaatagctcatgaatattttttaataaatttttttaattttttttaaattataatacaaaaaatattttatcctatgcaaaacaattttaaaaaaatggcttaaaaaatgttaggagtactataaaaatttgtaatgttataataacttaggtaaatacatgcatgtactcaaattttaaataaaatattctacatagtcaataataatttagaaatgaaagaaaatattttattccatacaaaataattaaaaaatatattttattttatacaaaataattttaaaaaatggcttaaaagatgttatgagtactataaaagtttgtaatattctagtgatttaggtaaatacatgataaaaatattttttctttaatttctaaattattagtgactatgtggagtatttctttaatgtcctaagtcattaggacattacaaatttttatagtacttttaacatcttttaagccattttttaaattattttacatagaataaaatatttttttgtggtattatttaaataaatttattaaaaaaatattcatgataattttttaataaaattatttaaattatatggtgagatattacatgattcgaattacgcatAGGAAAGTTCGAATCACTCTGattcaaattatatggtgagcaattcgaattctatacaatactcttctgctcattcttgatagctcatgaatattttattctatgcaaaataattttaaaaaaaatattttttaataaatttatttaaattataccacaaaaaaatattttattctatgcaaaataatttaaaaaatgttagaagtactataaaaatttataatatcctaatgacttaggacattaaagaaatactccacatagtcactaataatttagaaattaaagaaaaaatatttttatcatgtatttacctaaatcactagaatattacaaacttttatagtactcataacatcttttaagccattttttaaaattattttgtatagaataaaatatattttttaattattttgtatggaataaaatattttctttcatttctaaattattattgactatgtagaatattttatttaaaatttgagtacatgcatgtatttacctaagttattatagcattacaaatttttatagtactcctaacattttttaagccatttttttaaaattattttgcataggataaaatattttttgtaatataatttaaaaaaaattattaaaaagactttattaaaaatattcatgagctattaaaaatggacagaaaagtattgtatggaattcgaattgataactcattaatattttaaagaagtctcgtaattcaatattttgttagcttttttttaacgtatgaaataaaatatatttttttatttttaaattattaatttttttaataaaatttttaataaaatttttttaataaattattaattttttaacagcacaattcgaattataccatgaattactgtgtgtaattcgaaccaagctggttcgaattagtgtgtgcgtgtgtttgtgtataattcgaaccaagctggttcgaattatgtagaaatggagttcgaactaagctggttcgaattatatataaatgtatattggtggattcatgaagcaatttttgttttggcttattcacgtaaattattttcttccttggcttatttctgttttttaccctaaagaaaataagagaaaaagttgatttttttatattgtttggataaagaaaaaatagataaaaaaaagaaaaaaatcataactaagtaaaattacattaatattcttcatttttcttttactttttttaacaCTATGGATAAATTAGTAATTTGACTTTCATTTTAAAGTTAGAATATATAcctattttggtcctcaaagaatttcaaACTGGACGCTTTAATctctaactaaaattaattatttgattggtccctaacaattaattctgTCAGTCACTTAGATCCTTTACTCCGTTaactctaacggaggacaaaatagtccatgacaactctaacaggggacaaaatggtcattgacaactctaacaagggacaaaatgatccctgacccctctattcgaaaacgacactgttctttcccaatttttatcatatctcgcataaccctaacattcatactctcattcttcaccttcacagtcttcttttccatcttttccttcctTCTCTTTAACTCCAAGATTAAGCTATGGTGTAATTGTCACACGTATCGAACCTACCTCAATATGTTATGGACTacacacttcctaaatctttgtgactggtacatccacctcctctgcacttcacccaccaaaagCATCAACTTCCACGTCTTcgataacatcacctccaaccccgaCACGTCCACGACATCCTCAAGATTAAGTTCCATAACTACTCCAAGGGcacgcctttctccactctcagacaagcaatatagattgttggacattaggatatcatgagaagattctccttcgacatcatatgtGAATTGAAATAGACACtgagtgcttcattccttcttttccaaagtccaagttggcagacagtttcgacctcgcatccaagctatcaGTACAACGAGCAATGTTGCCGTTGCCGCTCATATGGAAACTGAAGTGATTACTGAACATTAGTTCGGAGAAGAAGCTGAAGAAAGCGAtcggagtggtggacaatgtggtcatagagatgatagggcagaggaagagggagatggaaACGACGATGACGggtcttaacaaatcagacttgctgtTTAGATTCATAGGATCCATCGAAGACGATAACTAGTCGAGAGACATAGGcattagtttcctgagtatgaattggttgagaacaagttgaggattttttcttgtgaacattaaatttatagagtatgcattgtgtagtttgaagttacagtgttagactgctaatgttatgcgagatatgattgaaattgggaGAGAACATTGTCGTTTCCAAACAGAGGAGATCAGAgaccattttgtcccctgttagagttgttAGGGACTATTTTGTTCTCCGTTAAAGTTAACGGtgtaaaggacctaagtgactgatgAAATTAATTGTTAGGAATCaactaagtaattaattttagttagagactaaaatgtccagtctaaaattttttgaggaccaaaatgagtATATACTCTTAAAGTTATCATCCATTTTCATGGCAAGTTTGAGAGGAAAACTTGGAGGTGGTCCCATGCAACTATTTTTCCTTTCCTTCCAATTTTCATTGTCATTCAATCAATGAAAAATGaactttttcttgcatttttcttctttacattttccttccttgcattttctattaatccaaacagtgcataaataataaattttaaatttttaaaaataatttatttttatactttttaaattaaatattaatttttaataaattaaataccaCCTTTTACCTGTCATACCAAATTAGCAATCGGCAAATTCTTTGATGCCTATAATTTTAGTGTCGAATTTGTCGAACTTGTTTTTTATGgtaagttttaaatattaaaaaaattatttatttttaaattttttaatttaaatcctaacttttatcctttttttaataaattaggtaATTATATATAGACATCATAGAATACACTATAACAATCACCTAATGAATTATCTTCTTAATGATCAAAAGTgttgccatatatatatatatatataaatgcagTGAGGATGTACTTTAGATTattataatatgaaaaaaataaaataatattttattctctaatattttaattaaattttagtttagtctttaatattttaaatgtcttattaaaattgaatgctattaattttttaatatgcaacttgtttgtatcaaatttaatagTGAGATAATAATAAACTCGTGAAAcctttttagaattaaaatataacgttgaaaaatttttgaaactaaaataaaatatttaaaatattacgaatcaaattaaaattcgatccactaaaataatactttatcctaTAAAAAAACTGATATGAGCTTATCTGAGCTTTGCATCCAGTATCCACTAGTGGATGGCAATTCTCAACCTGATTTCTAAACAGTGGATTTCAAGGAACAATGAGTTTTTATGAAGAAGCCAAGTTCTCTTCAAGAATGTTGTAATTATGACCAATTTTCTCTAGAAAGAATTTCTTTCAACTTCTTagccattcttttctttttctttctttcttttttttttatcaatttttagttttattttttaatattaattctcTTGCAAATTTAAACTTCAGAAAATTTcttttgtgaaaaataaaattaagtgaagtatatttattaaaaatatttacattgtacatattttttattaaaaaataatcttcaCTCTTTATCGTAACATTACTGTTCAAGTTTACCAAAGAAGTCCTTCTCTgttaaaaatatacatatattacTGGAAACATTTCTAATGCACCAAGAATACGTTTTAACCGTTGAgttgatctaaattataaaatatatatataatatatatattaattgaaatcaagtACTCCACggtgcacttgaaatgtttcctatATTACTTAGTTGTGAAATACGTGTAAACGTTGAACTGTTTGTTGGTATGATGAAGCTGACACAACATAATTAAGCAGAGTCCACTCGCAAAGGAAGAAACTTTGCcatgcttcttttgtgaagaAACAAGGGACCATTGAAGCAACTACTTCTCTGTGCTCTCTGCCTTGACCCTACTCCTATTATGCTTCTTTGAAAATGAAAGGGATGTTCTAAAGAAGCATGCACACAAAAGTTAAATCAAACAATTAATGAGTATTCAATTCATACAGCTAAGGAATCTCATGATATTACTGGACTCGTTTAAAGACATCATGAAAGGGATGTTCTGTCATTTGTTGTTCTCTACTAACAA is a window encoding:
- the LOC112784194 gene encoding uncharacterized protein; translation: MAIQRGFSKSKATKSARSPILVLAATVTAIAIIFLIFSLLSTTSSNPNSPQHRKYLYWGHRIDCPGKHCDSCEGLGHQESSLRCALEEAFFLQRTFVMPSRMCINPIHNKKGILHHSLANATSEEMWAGSSCAMDSLYDVDRMSETLPVILDNSKEWYRVLETTMKLGARGVAHVQGVSRFELKQDSRYSTLLLINRTASPLSWFMECKDRNNRSAIMLPYSFLPSMAAHKLRDAAEKIKAQLGEYDAIHVRRGDKIKTRKDRFGVARSLHPHLDRDTRAEFILCRIAKWVPPGRTLFIASNERTPGFFSPLAVRYKMAYSSNYSYLLDPLIENNYELFMVERLIMMGAKTFIRTFKEDDTDLSLTDDPKKNTKVWQIPVYTADEPC